A single window of Leeuwenhoekiella sp. MAR_2009_132 DNA harbors:
- a CDS encoding CBU_0592 family membrane protein, which translates to MAYVGWLGAVIFIVAYLLLSLEFISAKKYLYHILNALGAICLVLNAIVIDDYPNIFVNGIWGLIALFAVYKRFDHLRKKSLTSKFKKL; encoded by the coding sequence ATGGCATACGTTGGATGGCTAGGCGCCGTAATTTTTATAGTAGCCTATTTACTTTTGAGTTTAGAATTTATTTCTGCAAAAAAATACCTCTACCATATACTGAATGCACTTGGCGCCATTTGCTTGGTATTAAATGCTATTGTAATTGATGACTACCCCAATATATTTGTTAATGGAATTTGGGGCCTCATAGCTCTATTTGCCGTTTACAAGCGATTTGATCATTTAAGAAAAAAATCTTTAACTTCTAAATTCAAGAAGCTTTAA